The Glycine max cultivar Williams 82 chromosome 12, Glycine_max_v4.0, whole genome shotgun sequence genome window below encodes:
- the LOC112998595 gene encoding DNA damage-repair/toleration protein DRT100-like gives MEDWKDTLTTLIIADWKDIAGEIPTCVTALPSLRLLDLINNKLSIEILADVGKLSRLTVPKLANNALSGKIPASITRLGSLKHLDLNNNQLCGEIPKDFGNLAMLSCMLLSRNQLNGTPLRESYGEYVWLREGEKAGVR, from the coding sequence atggaagATTGGAAAGACACCCTCACCACCCTCATCATCGCTGATTGGAAAGACATTGCCGGGGAGATCCCCACTTGCGTCACCGCGCTTCCCTCTCTCCGCCTCCTGGACCTCATCAACAACAAGCTCTCCATCGAGATCCTCGCTGACGTCGGCAAACTCTCACGTCTGACAGTCCCGAAACTTGCCAACAACGCCCTTAGCGGCAAAATTCCAGCATCCATCACTCGACTGGGCTCACTAAAACACCTCGACCTCAACAATAATCAGCTCTGCGGCGAGATTCCGAAAGACTTTGGGAATCTGGCCATGTTGAGCTGCATGTTGCTAAGTCGGAACCAGCTAAACGGTACGCCGCTGAGAGAGAGTTACGGAGAATACGTGTGGctaagagagggagagaaagctGGTGTGCGCTGA